A stretch of the Streptomyces venezuelae genome encodes the following:
- a CDS encoding dihydrodipicolinate reductase, translating into MISTVVWGTGNVGRAAIRAVEAHPRLKLNAVLVHNPAKVGRDAGELGGLDHELGVAATDDIAAVLEAGPQAVVYAASGDIRPDEALADIARAVRAGAVVVTPALYPLYDQRNAPPEFRDPVLAAVAEGGGSLFVSGVDPGWGNDVLPLLISGLGSRVDAIRCQEIFDYSTYEQPDSVRYLVGMGQPMDYQPPMLLESVPTMVWGGQIRLMARALGVELDAIRETLERRPLETTVTTRTMGEFEAGTQGAVRFEVQGIVGGEPRIVIEHVTRIHPACAPDWPVPPDGAGAHRVIIEGRPRIEVTVEATDEGENRSAGGNATAVGRLVGAIDWLVDAEPGLYDALDVPLRPAVGKLERPSTHGRKA; encoded by the coding sequence ATGATTTCCACGGTTGTCTGGGGTACCGGCAACGTCGGACGTGCGGCCATACGTGCCGTCGAGGCCCACCCGAGGCTGAAACTCAACGCTGTGCTCGTCCACAATCCCGCCAAGGTCGGCCGCGATGCCGGCGAACTCGGCGGGCTCGACCACGAACTGGGGGTGGCGGCGACCGACGACATCGCCGCGGTGCTGGAGGCCGGTCCGCAGGCGGTGGTGTACGCCGCCTCCGGGGACATCCGGCCGGACGAGGCGCTCGCCGACATCGCCCGGGCCGTCCGGGCGGGGGCCGTGGTCGTGACCCCCGCCCTGTACCCGCTCTACGACCAGCGCAACGCCCCGCCCGAGTTCCGGGATCCGGTGCTGGCCGCCGTGGCGGAGGGCGGCGGCTCGCTGTTCGTCTCCGGGGTGGATCCCGGCTGGGGCAACGATGTGCTGCCGCTGCTGATCAGCGGGCTCGGCAGCCGGGTGGACGCCATCCGCTGCCAGGAGATCTTCGACTATTCGACGTACGAGCAACCCGACTCGGTCCGCTACCTGGTGGGCATGGGCCAGCCGATGGACTACCAGCCGCCGATGCTCCTCGAGTCGGTCCCCACCATGGTGTGGGGCGGTCAGATCCGGCTGATGGCCCGGGCCCTGGGGGTCGAGCTCGACGCCATCCGGGAGACCCTCGAGCGGCGCCCGCTGGAGACGACGGTGACCACCCGGACGATGGGCGAGTTCGAGGCCGGCACCCAGGGCGCGGTGCGGTTCGAGGTACAGGGCATCGTCGGGGGCGAACCCCGCATCGTCATCGAGCATGTGACCCGCATCCATCCCGCCTGCGCCCCGGACTGGCCGGTGCCGCCCGACGGTGCCGGGGCCCACCGGGTGATCATCGAGGGCCGTCCGCGGATCGAGGTCACGGTGGAGGCCACCGACGAGGGGGAGAACCGGTCGGCGGGCGGGAACGCCACCGCGGTGGGCCGGCTGGTGGGTGCCATCGACTGGCTGGTGGACGCGGAACCGGGACTCTACGACGCGCTGGACGTCCCCCTGCGTCCTGCGGTCGGAAAACTCGAAAGGCCCTCCACACACGGAAGGAAAGCATGA
- a CDS encoding glutamate--cysteine ligase has product MMTVGVEEEFLLLDTATGLPVPLAGKVRTAAGLRCRPEWGEGEVQTELLQAQLEVATPVCTALDEVAGHLNRMRRLVAEAAGDFGCRPGCCGTPPIHGQDPIPVTRTERYRAMTEQAQLLVAEQLICGMHIHVGVPDRERAVEVLNRVRVWLPTLVAMAANSPFWAGSDSGYASWRTVVFGRWAVSGPPPRFASLADHDRRIQDLVSGDLIMDTGQIYWQARLSERYPTIEVRCMDVQLRAEDAARFAGLVRALVDTALRETEAGLPVPECPPELLQAANWHAARYGLSGGLLSPYHGTLVRAEAAVGGLLSHVAQALAEAGDREQVTGLAEELLEQGTAADRQREAFAREGLLGVVGLVTAGMTAGPAAGPTAGTTD; this is encoded by the coding sequence GTGATGACGGTCGGTGTCGAGGAAGAGTTCCTGCTGCTCGATACGGCGACAGGGCTTCCTGTCCCGCTGGCGGGGAAGGTGAGGACGGCAGCCGGTCTGCGGTGCCGGCCGGAGTGGGGCGAGGGCGAGGTGCAGACCGAGCTCCTCCAGGCGCAGCTGGAGGTGGCCACCCCGGTGTGCACCGCCCTGGACGAGGTGGCCGGGCATCTGAACCGGATGCGGCGGCTGGTCGCGGAGGCGGCCGGTGACTTCGGGTGCCGGCCGGGCTGCTGCGGCACGCCGCCGATACACGGACAGGACCCGATTCCGGTGACGCGGACGGAGCGCTACCGGGCCATGACCGAACAGGCCCAGCTGCTGGTGGCGGAGCAGCTGATCTGCGGGATGCACATCCATGTGGGGGTGCCCGACCGGGAACGGGCCGTGGAGGTCCTCAACCGGGTACGGGTCTGGCTGCCGACCCTGGTGGCGATGGCGGCCAACTCGCCGTTCTGGGCGGGCTCGGACAGCGGTTACGCCAGCTGGCGCACGGTGGTGTTCGGGCGGTGGGCGGTCAGCGGCCCGCCGCCCCGGTTCGCCTCGCTCGCGGACCACGACCGCCGGATCCAGGACCTCGTATCGGGTGACCTCATCATGGACACCGGGCAGATCTACTGGCAGGCCCGGCTGTCCGAGCGCTACCCGACCATCGAGGTGCGCTGTATGGACGTACAGCTGCGGGCCGAGGACGCGGCCCGGTTCGCCGGGCTGGTGCGGGCGCTGGTGGATACGGCGCTGCGGGAGACCGAGGCCGGTCTGCCCGTCCCGGAATGCCCGCCGGAGCTGCTCCAGGCGGCGAACTGGCACGCCGCCCGGTACGGGCTGAGCGGCGGGCTGCTCAGCCCCTACCACGGCACGCTGGTCCGGGCGGAGGCCGCGGTGGGCGGGCTGCTCTCCCATGTGGCGCAGGCCCTGGCGGAGGCCGGGGACCGGGAGCAGGTCACCGGCCTTGCCGAGGAGCTGCTGGAGCAGGGGACGGCCGCCGACCGGCAGCGGGAGGCGTTCGCACGGGAGGGGCTGTTGGGGGTGGTGGGCCTGGTCACGGCGGGGATGACGGCCGGTCCGGCAGCCGGTCCCACGGCCGGGACGACGGACTGA
- a CDS encoding GMC oxidoreductase, translating into MDTNSPRNHGSNGISRRGFITGTGSILGAVALAGHGSAAYAGPAVIPAAGPAIDSGEHVPALIVGTGYGGSVAALRLAQAGVDVHMIEMGMAWDTPGSDGKIFANTTKPDYRSFWLRTRTKQPLSNFLGFPLDKDVPRYTGILDAEEFGGITVYQGRGVGGGSLVNGGMAVTPKRENFGAVLPSVNADEMYGTYYPRANAGLGVTPVDQAWWESAPCYQYARVGRKHAQRSGFPFVFVPNVYDWDHMKREEAGTAPKSALAGEVIYGNNHGKKHMQKTYLALARATGRVAISPLHKVTSVAPAAAGGYTVTIEQIDTTGTTTAVKTVTADRVFFAAGSVGTSKLLVRLKATGVLPGLNNEIGKGWGENGNVMCGRANHMWDPTGKLQSAMPTAGIDNWAAGGAFAEVAPLPTGIETYASFYLSITRNPHRAEFTWNAAAGRVELNWQTAWKQPSIDMAKTIFDKINAKEGTIYRTDLFGAYKIWGDHLTYHPLGGAVLDKATDNHGRLHGYSGLYVIDGALIPGNASVNPFVTITALAERNIEKIIATDL; encoded by the coding sequence AGCCGTGGCCCTCGCCGGCCACGGCTCCGCCGCGTATGCGGGACCGGCGGTCATCCCCGCCGCCGGGCCTGCCATCGACAGCGGAGAGCACGTCCCGGCCCTGATCGTCGGCACCGGCTACGGCGGCTCGGTGGCCGCCCTCCGGCTCGCCCAGGCCGGCGTCGACGTCCACATGATCGAGATGGGCATGGCCTGGGACACCCCGGGCTCCGACGGCAAGATCTTCGCCAACACCACCAAGCCCGACTACCGCTCGTTCTGGCTGCGCACCCGGACCAAGCAGCCGCTGAGCAACTTCCTCGGCTTCCCGCTGGACAAGGACGTCCCGCGCTACACCGGCATCCTGGACGCCGAGGAGTTCGGCGGCATCACCGTCTACCAGGGCCGCGGGGTCGGCGGCGGCTCCCTGGTCAACGGAGGCATGGCCGTCACCCCCAAACGGGAGAACTTCGGTGCCGTGCTCCCCTCGGTGAACGCCGACGAGATGTACGGCACCTACTACCCGCGCGCCAACGCCGGACTCGGCGTCACCCCCGTCGACCAGGCCTGGTGGGAGTCCGCCCCCTGCTACCAGTACGCACGGGTAGGCCGCAAGCACGCCCAGCGCTCCGGGTTCCCCTTCGTCTTCGTGCCCAACGTGTACGACTGGGACCACATGAAGCGGGAGGAGGCCGGCACCGCTCCGAAGTCCGCCCTGGCGGGCGAGGTCATCTACGGCAACAACCACGGCAAGAAGCACATGCAGAAGACCTATCTCGCCCTGGCCAGGGCCACCGGCCGGGTCGCGATCTCCCCGCTGCACAAGGTCACCTCCGTCGCCCCCGCGGCGGCCGGCGGCTACACCGTGACCATCGAACAGATCGACACCACCGGCACCACCACCGCCGTCAAGACCGTCACCGCGGACCGGGTGTTCTTCGCGGCCGGCAGCGTCGGCACCAGCAAACTGCTCGTCCGGCTCAAGGCCACCGGCGTCCTGCCCGGGCTCAACAACGAGATCGGCAAGGGCTGGGGCGAGAACGGCAACGTCATGTGCGGCCGGGCCAACCACATGTGGGACCCGACCGGAAAACTCCAGTCCGCCATGCCCACCGCCGGCATCGACAACTGGGCCGCCGGCGGAGCCTTCGCCGAGGTCGCCCCGCTGCCCACCGGCATCGAGACGTACGCCTCGTTCTACCTGTCCATCACCAGGAACCCGCACCGCGCCGAGTTCACCTGGAACGCAGCGGCCGGCCGGGTCGAGCTGAACTGGCAGACCGCCTGGAAGCAGCCGTCCATCGACATGGCCAAGACCATCTTCGACAAGATCAACGCCAAGGAGGGCACGATCTACCGGACCGACCTGTTCGGCGCCTACAAGATCTGGGGCGATCACCTCACCTACCACCCGCTCGGCGGCGCCGTGCTCGACAAGGCCACCGACAACCACGGCCGCCTGCACGGCTACTCCGGCCTGTACGTGATCGACGGCGCGCTGATCCCCGGCAACGCCAGCGTCAACCCGTTCGTCACCATCACGGCCCTCGCCGAACGCAATATCGAGAAGATCATCGCCACCGACCTCTGA
- a CDS encoding carboxymuconolactone decarboxylase family protein — MRIDVPEGQHPIEYVWGDLVPGIGMAAANFSLSVYAHTTLGLREFEAARLRIAQINGCVFCLDWRTERDGVKVEEEFAEAVTEWRTTEAFDDRTRLAAEYAERYALDHHGLDEEFWARMTAHYSQVEIVELSMSIGSWLAFGRLNHVLGLDSVCVLPTG; from the coding sequence ATGCGGATCGACGTTCCCGAGGGGCAGCACCCGATCGAGTACGTGTGGGGCGACCTGGTCCCGGGCATCGGGATGGCCGCCGCCAACTTCTCGCTGTCCGTGTACGCCCATACGACCCTGGGGCTGCGCGAGTTCGAGGCGGCCCGGCTGCGCATCGCGCAGATCAACGGGTGTGTGTTCTGTCTGGACTGGCGGACCGAGCGGGACGGGGTGAAGGTCGAGGAGGAGTTCGCCGAGGCGGTCACGGAGTGGCGGACCACGGAGGCCTTCGACGACCGGACCCGGCTGGCCGCCGAGTACGCGGAGCGGTACGCCCTCGATCACCACGGTCTGGACGAGGAGTTCTGGGCCCGGATGACCGCGCACTACAGCCAGGTCGAGATCGTGGAGCTGAGCATGAGCATCGGCTCGTGGCTGGCGTTCGGGCGGCTCAACCATGTGCTGGGCCTCGACAGCGTGTGCGTGCTGCCGACGGGCTGA